AGCTGTGATAAAACAATGCGTGAGTCGACAGGAACGTGCGGATTATATTGTTCAAGATAAATACAAATGGACTACAGAGCTTGTCGCAGACGACGTCCGGTTCCTACAGGAACTGCCATATACTATACATATACCTTCTAAGAATTCAGTTATCGTTCACGGCGGTTTAGTCCCAGGAACACCACTAGAAGAACAGGATTATACACATTTTATTACTATGAGGAGCTTATTTAAGGACGGTGAAACATTAACAGCATCAGCTAATCGGCTTATAGGTAAACCGTGGGCATCGATGTGGGAAGGCCCAGAACATGTATATTTTGGACACGACGCTGCGAGAAAACTGCAGCAATATTCCTACGCCACTGGGCTTGACTCCGGATGTTTGTACGGAAACTGGTTGACAGGCATATTTCTGGATAATCAGAGGATGACACATGTCAAGGCTAAAAAGGTTTATGTTACTCCTGAATAGAAATCAGAGAAAACTTTGTCAATTAAATGTCTATTACTTATAGAATTGTGCTTATCATTGATTCAATGGTTGTTACAGGTTATCACTTTTACACCGTagtaaaatcttaaaatattgtttttattggtactaACATTTCGTTTTTATAAAGTAAGAGGTAAAATCACAATCATACTGAAATtcgaagaaaattaaaaaaagaaactccataatcaaatggcaaaatcagaagccataacacatcacacgaatgagtaacaactgctatattcctgacttggtacagatattttagtatgtaaaaaatggtaggttaaacctggttttatagctagcttaacctctcacttgtatgacagtcgcatcaaattccattatattgacaacgatgtgagaacaaaacaaaacagacataatgggtaaaaatgtcaaaaatagaggcaCAGCAGCAAACATTATTGTGTCATATTAtcttattcattataaaaacatacaaatatgtaacTAAGAAGCACAATAAGGCTTCAAAACAAAACACATCAG
The window above is part of the Mytilus edulis chromosome 6, xbMytEdul2.2, whole genome shotgun sequence genome. Proteins encoded here:
- the LOC139528869 gene encoding bis(5'-nucleosyl)-tetraphosphatase PrpE [asymmetrical]-like yields the protein MLTRYLVSVSEYFSRSTTFLTHVRKLTFISIMAALLYCIYSSLFNKITETTSNKRSSKNNIKLPKTPHLELTAEDIKDREIFIIGDVHGCLDELNELLHLAKTASKGKTLLPIFVGDLANKGPHNVLTIRRIRGMNGYAVRGNHDEAVIKQCVSRQERADYIVQDKYKWTTELVADDVRFLQELPYTIHIPSKNSVIVHGGLVPGTPLEEQDYTHFITMRSLFKDGETLTASANRLIGKPWASMWEGPEHVYFGHDAARKLQQYSYATGLDSGCLYGNWLTGIFLDNQRMTHVKAKKVYVTPE